Sequence from the Cucumis sativus cultivar 9930 chromosome 1, Cucumber_9930_V3, whole genome shotgun sequence genome:
catttctttagatCTAAATTTATGTATCTCGTTTacaagtttataatattttgtaggtaCTTGTATTCATCTGTTCTTGGTTCGAAGGAAAATATAcagaacatttttttagatCCGTCCCTCACCTCTGCCGGACACTCGCAAGAATCTCGAGTTCGAAACTTATGCAGTAGATTGATGGTCTCAAAGATTAACGAAATAGTTCTTGCTCCTTTTAATCCTGGGTAAgtcaagttattttattagttgcattgcaaaaaactagtactaatattttgtataattagaGGTCATTGGGCACTGCTAGCCGTAAATGCGTATGATGATACAATATTCTACCTCAACTCACTAAGGACAACATCGAAGTCAACTATAAGATACGTCCCCAACACGTAAGTTAGTCTAGTATATCATTTAGTGTTGATTCTTATATCCATGTAcacaatatttaaactatttgttCAATCTTATCTTGTCAAAACAGAACAATAGCGATGTTTCAGTcacaaaagaacattaaaaaaagtagaaaacaaactttatggCGAACAGTAAAGGCAagtatcaacttttaaagtcattatattttgtagaCTACTAGCAATTAGGTTTactttgttattcaaatttgttgcttttataTAGTGTCCTCTACAAGTCGGGAGTACTGAGTGTGGATACTACGTGATGAGGTATATGAGAGAAATTGTGACTAGAAATGTAATGGAATATGAAATCTAATGTAAAGTCTATTTCATTATGTATGTAAAGTCTtggaattgaatatatatggtgaatggttttatttatatatgtttgagatttgaaactatatcTAATGCGGTAtgttatatatcaaactattGGTTTTGTGAGttaattggtttatttgtatagtcaattcatttaatttattttgcatgtttataGATTGATACATGAAGATCATACTCATAAGCAGAACTAGACGAGGTGCGAGTTGAGTTAGCTGACTTTCTGGGTTCTTACATATGATTATGACcaatattttgtgattctgaagtaggaaattttttgttgtgtcgCTTCTTTATAATCTGAAACTTTATGTATAGAAACTTTAGGcgataattcttttgaattgttcataTGGAGGAGAGGGGGGGTTCATTCGTATacttttgattattgttatAGCTAGCATGTTTTGTGACTTTCTAAGTTGATTTGGATTCATGGCAATGTAATGGAATATGAAATCTAATGTAAAGTCTATttcattatgtatatgtaaagtcttggaattgaatatatatggtgaatggttttatttatatatgtttgagatttgaaactatatttgatgaatatcaaatatctatgAAACTGTTGTTGGACAATTACAGGACAATcagaatatatttctttcaattacagcataattcaattacaatttcttttttttaaaaaaattaaaatatgcttgacggttttaaaatgtcataaacaattgcatgcttgacggttttaaaatgtcatgaacaattgcatttttgacaattttaaaatgtcaagaacaataacattcttgacagttttaaatgtcatgaacattaaaattcttgacggatttaaaatgtcataaaccaGTTCATTCTTGATggctttaaaaaatgtcataaacaatatCAATCTTGACGGTTCTAAAACGTCATGAAAATAAGTAtatttgacgtttataaaatgtcaacgttcactattcttgacgtttaatcaaccgtcaagaacttttcctttcttgacgcTGGTTTCAACGACgtttttaaaaccgtcaagagagccgtctcttgacagtttaaaaacgtcatgagagcctgtttttgtagtagtgcaACCTTCATACTACACTGAGGTTTTCCTGAGTTGTTATGGTATCCCCCAACAAGCTCctaacaaagaagaatattatcaataatactCCTCCCTGGAATGAAAGCACACTAATTGGCACTGATAAACAAAGGAAGCCACTCATGAAGCCTATCATCCAAAATTTTTTAGATACACTTGTAAATAACATTACAACAAGAAATAGGCCTGAAATCTTCCATACATACAACACCATTTCTTTTAGGGATAAGAGTAATGGTTGTTGTATTCACCCCTGAGGGAGATAACTAGTCTCAAATAAGTGTAAAACAACATCACAGAAATCCTCCCAAACAACAGCCCAAGCTCCTTTGAAGAAACTCACTGAATACCCATAAGGGTCAGGAGCCTTTTCGCTATCCATTGAGAAAAGAACTCGTCTCAAATCCTCCCTTTCAATTGGCACCTGAAGGGCTTGGCAGCACTTCTCAAACCATCTAAACTGAACAATATTCTCAATACTAGGAGAAAGCTCTCTGTAACCAATATTCTAACCAATATTCTGAGATCCCAAactgtttttaaaataatttactacCACTTGAGTCACCTCATCATGGTTAGTCAACCGAGTACCATCCGGATCAACCACAAAACGCAAAAGCATTACTGCTTTGACGAGACCATACAAACTGATGAAAGAAGGCAGTATGCTCGTCACCTAACTTCAGCCAACGTATTCTGGACTTTTGGCACATAGTGGCTTCCTCCACTTTAACCGCTCTCCAAAAATTCACTGTGACTGTTTGCTTGATTACTCAGCTTCTCAGATAGAGGATTAATCTCCACCTCTCTCTGAGCTTGGGCCATGGTATCCTTAGCAAGACGAACATCCTCACTAATGTGTCGAATATGCTTACAAAAATGGCTACGTAGAAGCGGCTTTAGATTCCTTAAATTTTTCACAAAACTCACAATCGACGAAACCCTAGTATCTCTAGCCCAAACTGAAGAAACAATATCCCAAAAGGAAGCTTCCTCAACCCAATGgttaaagaaatggaaagagaTGACCCGCTGTCTTCACTGATAGCTGGGATAAACAAGGATGGGAGAGTGATAAAAAATGCCCCAAGGAACGACGTTAACCCACATGTTAGGCCAAGCACTAAGGCCCTCATCATTCACAAGAATACGATCTAGCCTCCTCATCAAACCAAACCCATGGACCTTACTAGTCGAGGTAAATCAGTTTCCCTGAACCGATGGTTCAACAAGGTCAGCCTCGCGAATAGCCATGTCAAACTCCTCTATATCCCCAGGACTTGGAGCTCCACCGAAGGCTTCAAAATGAAGTCTAATGGTATTAAAATCACCCAGGACCATACCCGACCCTCTCCATTTAACAAAAATCTCAGTCATACGCCGTCACAAAATACGACTCTCAATATTACTATTGGAGGCATACACACAAAGAACCTCTATACTATCCCCTAAGAGCAAATATGTTACCAAACCAGAGATAAACTGATCAGCAACCTCGCTAGGCGTGAACGAAACCCACATACGACCTATTCCACTATTGTTGTAATTACTAGTGAACCTCCACGAATCACCAAACCTTCCAAAGatagaataaaaattttcttctcgAACTCTAGTTTCCAAGATACAACAGAAACCCACCGTATACACGGCCAGAAAAGCCATCACCGCTCTACACTTTACAAGGTTATTAAGACCCCACACATTCCACGAACACCAACGAATCATGAGGTCATATAGGAGCTTTTGCTCCCAGAGGAATACCATCAAGGGACTTACTCATAAGAACCAAGTCAGAATCATTTACACGTAGGGGTGGAAGAGAGccatccactatagataaaGCCCATTTGTCTCCTTCACCCACATCCCTGAGGCTGCCAAAAGAGTTATTCGTAATCACCTCgactctttttcctttatcaTGAACCGAGACCAACTCCCTATTCTTTCTAGCAACAATAGTAAAGTCATCACGGTTTTTCTACCTCCTTATCCTCCACAGGCCTCAAAGGACTCCAACACAACATCATCATAATCCTCACTTAACGGAACCACCTCTTTAATAGGAGTCACCTTACTTTTAACTTCCTTTCTAATGACTTTATTTTCTACACTCCTAGGACAAGTACCATTGATGTGTCCAAAGGAACAACACAAGTTACACTTTCTAGGCTTCCACTCATACGTTATGGTCACTAAAAACTCCTCTCCCCTAAGATTTATAGTTATATCAGCAAGTATAGAGCTGTCTACATTCATTTCCACACATACTCGGGCATATGACAGCCTACGTCTCTCTTTGGTAGCAAGATCTAAAGATAAGGGCTTTCCTATACCACTCGCAACAACAGCCCAACTAACATTTGTCCATAATTCCAATAGGATCCTCCCTAGTTTAATCCAAACGGGAACAGAATCAAAGATAAAAGTTTTAGGGACAATACCTAGAGTCTATTTCCGGAGGAGCATGGGTTTTGCCCAAGGTGCCACGGTCCACGAGACATGATCCAATCTATCGATTTCGGTTGTTTAAATTGGAAGCAAATGAGGCCATTCTCCATAAGTGTGATTGTAGGCATTTCGACTCTTCCCCAAATCTTCTCTATTAGTCGATAAATGACTGGATAAGGCAATTTTGCATCAATTAATTGTCCTACTAGGGAGTTCTCTCATACCCTAACTCCTTGATCAATGATCTCTCGATCTCTTCGGTGGGAGTCACCACAATTTTATCCCCTACGGAAGTAGGAGGAGTATAAGCCATAGGCTTTCCACTTGTCGAACCAAATAAGGAAGCCCATGATGAGTTAGCTTCACCATGATGTCTCGGCATAATAGGTGTCTTTCAAACTTCACCTCCATCCTGCGGCCCATCAACACCAGCCAGCCCAACAGCTTTAGTCAGCCAATTTGAAGACTCGGCTTCATCCTTCAGCCCAGCATATCCATCCGGCCCATGTAGTCGGTCCATTAGATCTTCCAGGCCCATCAACCATTAGCCCATTAGCAACCAAGGCTGAAGCACGGGACTCACTTGAGCCGCGGTTTTCCTCAATCGGTTCTTGTTCCTCAGACCGGTTCTTCCTAATTGATTTTAGGTCATCCCTCGCCGCCGCCAATCTGCGTTCTTTGGCCGCCATGTCATGAACCTGTTGAAGACGCGTCATTGCTTGTTTCTTCACCGTCGCTGCATCATTCGAGTGAAGCTTCATCGTTTATTTCAATAGAATTCATCCAAGTTTTCATCGAAATTGAACGAGGAAAGAAATCTGGTCTCCTGCCAACGGGATCCAATGCAGCTCCGATCAATCTATCCTTTGAATTTGCCGGATAGATTTCAAAcggtataaaattaaataccaCGAATGAATTTCAGTCTGTCGTGCTTTGATCTTGATCCACCGTTCTAATCCTCTCTCTCAATCTGCCTAAATCTCATGTGGCCGGACTGAATTCACCGAGAAATTAAAACCACAATAAACATCCAGATCTGAAGTCTATATCACGTAAAAACCCTGCCGTAAATCACCACGAAATGTCTTCAATTGATCTGAAAGCCTCTGAATGCACATTCTTCAACAATCTAAGATTGATCATTAAACGATCAAATTCAGACCACCTGCAAAACTCCTCTTTCACCAGCGGAGCGGGagaaattagaatttttttgGGAGACGCACGTTAATTACACGCGCCCACTTCTTATCCTCCGAGAAATTTAGCACAGAATTTCACGACCTACAAAATAACCGTTGTTTGgtcgtttttgaaaacttagatACGCTCCGAACAGttttttggatttgttttgAAACGAATCTTATGCACGCACTTAGTTGGCAGTATAGGACTGCCTTTTTCGCGCTTCTTTAACTGTTTGAAAGGCGATAAGTTACGAACTTAAGCATTGTTAGGTAGTTCTCACAGCTCAAGTGATTGTGGGACacgttttcaaaactttttggatttgtttgaaactaagtttgttgcacttacacacttggttgccgttttgggtcttgaGGTGCTTTTATAACtcttgttgaaatttttggtaggCTACGAGTCACAAACTTAGACTTGAGCATCCTTAGGTCCTTTGGGAAGTTTGAACAATACTTCCACACTTGTTGAACACTTTTA
This genomic interval carries:
- the LOC116402044 gene encoding uncharacterized protein LOC116402044; its protein translation is MKKDSSITIPLPVGIFGISRKTSVLREDIIDLCNMNEVKTFTLVAYMTYLYSSVLGSKENIQNIFLDPSLTSAGHSQESRVRNLCSRLMVSKINEIVLAPFNPG